A portion of the Krasilnikovia cinnamomea genome contains these proteins:
- a CDS encoding putative bifunctional diguanylate cyclase/phosphodiesterase — translation MRPTVVPAVGALVLLSGVAGRLSPTTALALGAGGVAVWAAVLLVRAALAIHHDTGTYAACKGAGFIGMGALATAATVLLPALGDPTAALAGAPVPGAADLSAPVPGAAGLRVPGAAGLSGPDSGAAGLETVGAGPSGLTIVGLGVVTLFFVLGTMLLPGGATTWPVRLRRAFDGLGLGISLGFAAWLIPPTSSAPAATLPATLITTAGVAMIVVVVLRAGAHRRAALRCGAGAVLVLTALCGVATIGTLGAPTWTLPAVGLLLVAGLGLAADGGSRRGGTAPRADVREPEQYLSGYPLLAVPAGVGVVAALYHLITVGHFDTVTIMLGITMVAVLTARELLVVSDIRRYAGQLRTKEAHFRSLVAGATDLTLVLDGRLLIQWQSPAAARLFGLSDAEVVGRRFGELIHPDDVTDAHAVIGSVLAGEHADGPPALVNARLRDGHGMWRDTESTVSDQRDVPEVAALVVHVRDVGERRHLERTLHRLSYTDQLTGLANRRALMRELLEFRRRPGQHGTLLVVDLHGLAEINDARGRETGDAVLIEVGRRIRGLLGDTDLAARLAGDEFAVLTPDGAVLAYALATRLVTLLGEAYQLPGSIVELHTSVGLAELAGGADSEEVLRHADLARKRARQLGQDRVEWYDTDVEIQLHRRMELERELLGAAERGELDLVFQPAVSLRDAQPAGVEALLRWRHPRLGTILPAELLPIARAVGIAAELDEWVLDTACRHLSTWTAGGADCWLSVNVAPRELLTARFPEQVETILSRYELAPERLVVEVAEAWIAEDVPAIVASLAGLRRLGVRAALDDFGAGQASLAHLRRLPVDMLKLDRALLSAPDEPVTAPAVLDVVVSLGRRLGLEIVAKGLETQEQVERARRAGCQYGQGFALARPAPAERMEAYLETHRG, via the coding sequence TTCATCGGCATGGGCGCGCTCGCGACCGCCGCCACGGTGCTGCTACCGGCGCTCGGCGACCCGACGGCGGCCCTCGCCGGCGCCCCGGTTCCCGGCGCGGCGGATCTGAGCGCCCCGGTTCCCGGCGCGGCGGGTCTGCGGGTTCCCGGCGCGGCCGGCCTGAGCGGTCCGGATTCGGGTGCGGCAGGTCTGGAGACGGTGGGCGCGGGCCCGTCCGGCCTGACCATCGTGGGCCTGGGCGTGGTGACCTTGTTCTTCGTGCTGGGCACGATGCTGCTGCCGGGCGGTGCGACCACGTGGCCGGTCCGGTTGCGCCGGGCCTTCGACGGGCTGGGCCTGGGGATCAGCCTGGGCTTCGCCGCCTGGCTGATCCCACCCACCAGCAGCGCGCCCGCCGCGACCCTGCCCGCCACGCTGATCACCACGGCCGGAGTCGCCATGATCGTGGTCGTGGTGCTCCGCGCGGGTGCGCACCGGCGGGCGGCCCTGCGCTGCGGGGCCGGGGCGGTCCTGGTGCTGACCGCGCTGTGCGGGGTGGCGACCATCGGTACCCTCGGTGCGCCGACCTGGACGCTGCCCGCCGTCGGCCTGCTCCTGGTCGCCGGGCTGGGCCTGGCGGCGGACGGTGGTTCCCGGCGCGGCGGGACGGCGCCGCGTGCCGACGTACGCGAGCCCGAGCAGTACCTGTCCGGTTACCCGCTGCTGGCCGTGCCCGCCGGGGTGGGCGTGGTCGCCGCCCTGTACCACCTGATCACCGTCGGCCACTTCGACACGGTGACCATCATGCTGGGCATCACGATGGTCGCGGTGCTCACCGCCCGCGAGCTCCTGGTGGTCAGCGACATCCGCCGGTACGCGGGCCAGCTGCGCACCAAGGAGGCGCATTTCCGCTCCCTGGTCGCGGGCGCCACCGATCTGACCTTGGTGCTGGACGGGCGCCTGCTGATCCAGTGGCAGTCACCCGCGGCGGCGCGGTTGTTCGGCCTTTCCGACGCCGAGGTGGTCGGCCGCCGGTTCGGCGAACTCATCCACCCCGACGACGTCACGGACGCACACGCGGTCATCGGGTCCGTGCTGGCCGGTGAACACGCGGACGGGCCGCCGGCCCTGGTGAACGCGCGACTGCGCGACGGCCACGGGATGTGGCGCGACACCGAGTCGACGGTCTCGGATCAGCGCGACGTGCCGGAGGTCGCGGCGCTGGTGGTGCACGTCCGCGACGTCGGCGAGCGGCGCCACCTGGAACGCACGCTGCACCGGCTGTCGTACACCGACCAGCTCACCGGGCTGGCCAATCGGCGGGCCCTGATGCGTGAGCTGTTGGAGTTCCGGCGCCGCCCCGGCCAGCACGGCACCCTGCTCGTCGTCGACCTGCACGGGCTGGCCGAGATCAACGACGCCCGCGGCCGGGAGACCGGCGACGCGGTGCTCATCGAGGTCGGGCGCCGCATCCGTGGCCTGCTCGGCGACACGGACCTCGCGGCCCGGCTGGCCGGCGACGAGTTCGCGGTGCTCACCCCGGATGGGGCGGTGCTGGCGTACGCGCTGGCCACCCGGCTCGTCACGCTGCTCGGCGAGGCGTACCAGCTACCCGGGTCGATTGTGGAGCTGCACACCAGTGTGGGGCTGGCGGAGCTGGCCGGGGGCGCGGACTCCGAGGAGGTACTGCGCCACGCCGACCTGGCCCGCAAGCGCGCCCGCCAACTCGGCCAGGACCGCGTCGAGTGGTACGACACCGACGTCGAGATCCAGCTGCACCGGCGGATGGAGCTGGAGCGGGAACTGCTCGGTGCGGCCGAGCGGGGCGAGCTGGATCTCGTGTTCCAGCCCGCGGTGAGCCTGCGAGACGCTCAGCCGGCCGGGGTGGAGGCGCTGCTGCGCTGGCGGCACCCCCGGCTCGGCACGATCCTGCCCGCCGAACTGCTGCCGATCGCCCGGGCGGTGGGCATCGCCGCCGAGCTGGACGAATGGGTCCTGGACACGGCCTGCCGTCACCTGTCGACCTGGACCGCGGGCGGCGCCGACTGCTGGCTCTCGGTCAACGTGGCGCCGCGCGAGCTGCTCACGGCGCGCTTCCCCGAACAGGTCGAGACCATCCTCTCCCGGTACGAGCTGGCCCCGGAACGCCTCGTCGTGGAGGTGGCGGAGGCGTGGATCGCGGAGGACGTCCCGGCCATTGTGGCGTCCCTGGCCGGGCTGCGCCGCCTCGGCGTCCGGGCCGCCCTGGACGACTTCGGCGCGGGTCAGGCGTCCCTGGCGCATCTGCGCCGCCTGCCGGTGGACATGCTCAAACTGGACCGGGCGTTGCTGAGCGCGCCGGACGAGCCGGTCACCGCCCCGGCCGTCCTCGACGTGGTGGTGAGCCTCGGCCGCCGGTTGGGCCTGGAGATCGTCGCCAAGGGCCTCGAGACCCAGGAGCAGGTGGAGCGGGCCCGTCGCGCCGGCTGCCAGTACGGCCAGGGGTTCGCGCTGGCCCGCCCGGCCCCGGCGGAGCGCATGGAGGCGTACCTGGAAACCCACCGTGGCTGA
- a CDS encoding LacI family DNA-binding transcriptional regulator, which translates to MKRPTIADIAKRAGVSKGAVSYALNGQPGVSDATRQRIVAIAQEMGFSPHSAARALSGASAKAVGLTLCRPARILSIEPFFMGLISGFEAELGARSYALTLQVVGTAEQETEVYRRWWGERRVDGVFVTDLREDDIRIPVLQQLQLPAVVIGGPGDTGSLTQLWSDDAGAITEAVRYLMALGHRRIARVGGLPGLLHTQTRTRAFTEVCASLGLDDAITVSSDYTGEEGGRATRRLLIAGERPTAIIYDNDVMAVAGLSVAQEMGLSVPGDLSIVAWDDSPLCSLVHPPLTALSRDIAAYGAHAARLLLAAIAGEPVGDVEEGMAHLTPRGSTAPPRET; encoded by the coding sequence GTGAAGCGGCCGACCATCGCGGACATCGCGAAGCGGGCGGGAGTGTCCAAAGGCGCGGTGTCGTACGCGCTCAACGGCCAACCCGGGGTGTCCGACGCGACCCGGCAACGCATCGTCGCGATCGCCCAGGAGATGGGGTTCAGCCCGCACAGCGCCGCCCGCGCCCTCTCCGGCGCCAGCGCCAAGGCGGTCGGCCTCACCCTGTGCCGGCCCGCCCGCATCCTCAGCATCGAGCCGTTCTTCATGGGCCTGATCAGCGGCTTCGAGGCCGAACTCGGGGCCCGCTCGTACGCGCTGACGCTGCAGGTCGTCGGCACCGCCGAGCAGGAGACCGAGGTGTACCGCCGCTGGTGGGGCGAGCGCCGCGTCGACGGCGTGTTCGTCACCGATCTGCGCGAGGACGACATCCGCATCCCCGTCCTGCAGCAACTGCAGCTCCCGGCCGTGGTCATCGGCGGCCCCGGCGACACCGGGTCGCTCACCCAGCTCTGGTCCGACGACGCCGGAGCGATCACCGAGGCGGTGCGCTACCTGATGGCTCTCGGACACCGGCGCATCGCCCGCGTGGGCGGCCTGCCCGGCCTGCTGCACACCCAGACGCGGACCCGCGCGTTCACCGAGGTCTGCGCGTCACTCGGGCTCGACGACGCCATCACGGTGTCGTCGGACTACACCGGCGAGGAGGGCGGCCGGGCCACCCGGCGGCTGCTCATCGCCGGGGAACGCCCCACCGCGATCATCTACGACAACGACGTGATGGCGGTGGCCGGCCTGTCCGTGGCCCAGGAGATGGGGCTGTCCGTGCCGGGCGATCTGTCCATCGTGGCCTGGGACGACTCGCCGCTGTGCTCGCTGGTGCACCCGCCGCTGACCGCGCTGAGCCGCGACATCGCCGCGTACGGCGCGCACGCCGCCCGGCTGCTGCTGGCCGCGATCGCCGGGGAACCGGTCGGCGACGTCGAGGAGGGCATGGCCCACCTCACCCCGCGCGGCAGCACGGCCCCACCACGGGAGACCTGA